From Candidatus Tisiphia endosymbiont of Melanophora roralis, a single genomic window includes:
- the dapD gene encoding 2,3,4,5-tetrahydropyridine-2,6-dicarboxylate N-succinyltransferase: MQKHINTIEELWQIRDKLTKDSEKTNYAKQILHNIIDGLNQGLIRVCEKEGADWRVNLWVKKAILLHFIVTDSQIHSGDCMKWYDKIAPKFSTNHNEELFRTHGCRIVPGAFIRTGAYLAKNVIVMPSFINIGAYIGEGTMIDTWATVGSCAQIGRNCHISGGTGIGGVLEPIQNTPVIIEDNCFIGARSEIAEGVLVEEGSVISMGVFIGASTKIVDRESGKIIYGRVPAYSVVVPGSLPADSGKPSLYCAVIVKQVDKGTRSKVSINDLLR, encoded by the coding sequence ATGCAAAAACACATCAATACTATAGAAGAATTGTGGCAAATACGCGATAAATTAACCAAGGATTCAGAAAAAACTAACTACGCCAAACAAATATTGCATAATATTATTGATGGTTTAAATCAAGGATTAATTAGGGTTTGTGAAAAAGAAGGGGCTGATTGGCGAGTTAATCTTTGGGTGAAAAAAGCAATTTTATTACATTTTATTGTAACTGATTCGCAAATCCATTCTGGCGATTGTATGAAATGGTATGATAAAATTGCTCCCAAATTTTCTACAAATCATAATGAAGAATTATTTAGAACCCACGGCTGTCGTATCGTTCCCGGAGCATTTATAAGAACGGGGGCATATTTAGCTAAAAACGTTATTGTTATGCCTTCTTTTATTAATATAGGTGCATATATAGGAGAAGGAACAATGATTGATACTTGGGCCACCGTAGGATCATGTGCGCAAATAGGGAGGAATTGTCATATTTCCGGCGGGACAGGTATTGGTGGGGTACTAGAGCCAATACAAAATACCCCGGTAATAATTGAAGATAATTGTTTTATAGGTGCAAGATCAGAAATAGCAGAAGGGGTTTTAGTAGAAGAAGGAAGTGTAATTAGTATGGGAGTATTTATTGGTGCTTCTACCAAGATAGTAGATAGGGAAAGTGGAAAGATAATTTATGGTAGAGTTCCGGCCTACTCAGTTGTAGTACCTGGCAGCCTGCCTGCTGATTCGGGAAAACCAAGTTTATATTGTGCAGTAATCGTTAAACAGGTGGATAAAGGAACTAGAAGTAAAGTATCTATAAATGATCTATTACGGTGA
- the uppS gene encoding polyprenyl diphosphate synthase has protein sequence MSTINKVNHLAIIMDGNARWALEKGLPKSEGHRAGANRVKKLLPDFIELNIPYVTLYTFSSENWRRSKTEVTFLLKLLRYYLKNETTLLHENGVKIKVIGRLDMLDNMLQKQIHDAIELTKHNNNITLCIAFSYGGRAEIVDACQKIINSSKTQISENEFGNYLYDPGMPDVDLLIRTGGLCRISNFLLWQAAYAELYFLPKYWPDFNKQDILEALNDYSKRKRNFGAR, from the coding sequence ATGAGTACAATCAACAAAGTAAATCATTTAGCCATTATCATGGACGGTAATGCAAGGTGGGCTTTAGAAAAAGGTTTACCAAAATCTGAGGGACATAGAGCAGGTGCTAATAGAGTAAAGAAACTATTACCAGATTTTATAGAACTTAATATACCTTACGTGACACTTTATACTTTCTCATCAGAAAATTGGCGTAGGTCAAAGACTGAAGTGACCTTTTTACTAAAATTATTACGTTATTATCTAAAAAATGAGACTACACTACTACACGAAAACGGAGTCAAAATAAAAGTTATCGGTAGATTGGATATGTTAGATAATATGTTACAAAAACAAATCCATGATGCTATAGAATTAACAAAACATAATAATAACATAACTCTTTGTATTGCTTTTAGTTACGGCGGGCGAGCAGAGATTGTTGATGCATGTCAGAAAATCATCAATTCTAGTAAAACACAAATTAGCGAGAATGAGTTTGGTAATTATCTATATGATCCAGGAATGCCTGATGTAGATTTGTTAATTCGTACTGGTGGTTTATGTAGAATCAGTAATTTTCTACTATGGCAAGCTGCCTATGCTGAACTATATTTTTTACCTAAATACTGGCCTGACTTTAACAAACAAGATATACTAGAAGCGTTAAACGATTACTCAAAAAGAAAAAGGAATTTTGGTGCCAGATAA
- a CDS encoding phosphatidate cytidylyltransferase, protein MVPDKRLNIVVRILSALVIGPVFIIAIMFIKSLFYIVMLLIAIIMLYEWYQMTKSSFFHILLGFIIIPIPTISLIIIATEDKNRWLLLLYFIIIWSVDIFAMIGGKNIGGPKLTPKISPNKTWSGLIIGVLASGLTAFLLSLVPSFDLPTDYLLNKRHLIIAAICLALIAQMSDLFISYFKRKFAIKDTGTIIPGHGGVLDRFDSIILTAPILFFIIKIL, encoded by the coding sequence TTGGTGCCAGATAAGAGGCTTAATATAGTAGTAAGAATATTATCAGCCCTAGTAATAGGACCAGTATTTATTATAGCGATAATGTTTATTAAGTCATTATTTTATATAGTTATGTTATTAATTGCCATAATTATGTTATATGAATGGTATCAAATGACAAAATCGTCCTTTTTTCATATATTACTGGGCTTTATTATTATTCCCATTCCTACTATATCTTTAATAATAATTGCTACTGAAGATAAAAATCGATGGCTATTATTACTATATTTCATTATAATATGGTCAGTTGATATATTTGCTATGATTGGTGGGAAGAATATAGGCGGACCTAAGCTGACCCCCAAGATTAGTCCTAACAAAACTTGGAGTGGATTAATCATAGGGGTATTAGCTAGTGGGCTTACAGCGTTTTTATTAAGTTTAGTACCTAGCTTTGACTTACCAACTGACTATTTATTAAACAAACGGCACTTAATTATAGCAGCTATTTGTTTAGCACTAATAGCACAAATGAGCGATTTATTTATTTCATATTTTAAGCGTAAATTTGCTATAAAAGATACTGGCACTATAATACCAGGTCATGGCGGTGTTCTAGACCGGTTTGATAGCATAATTCTTACCGCCCCAATATTATTTTTTATTATTAAAATATTATGA
- a CDS encoding FtsB family cell division protein — protein MNYRYFIDSVKNSKKIIFNVLLSLLLAYFIFHSICGNRGIIAYFTLNQRLEKTYSELENLRAERIELEHKVKLLRPESLDRDMLDQEARRVLGVALPKEQVFTIK, from the coding sequence ATGAATTATCGATATTTTATTGATTCAGTTAAAAATTCCAAAAAGATAATATTTAATGTTTTGCTATCTTTATTATTAGCTTATTTTATCTTCCATTCTATTTGTGGTAATAGAGGGATTATTGCTTATTTTACATTAAATCAACGACTCGAAAAAACCTATAGTGAACTAGAAAATTTAAGGGCAGAACGCATTGAACTTGAACATAAAGTAAAACTACTTAGACCAGAATCTCTAGATAGAGATATGCTTGACCAAGAAGCAAGAAGAGTTTTAGGGGTAGCGTTGCCAAAAGAACAGGTTTTTACCATAAAATAA
- a CDS encoding ribonuclease D has protein sequence MSIIVFQNDLAEDFNIAGDLAIDTETMGLNLHRDRLCLLQLSNGDGKAYLVNFIDKNYVAPNLKKLLLDKNRCKIFHYARFDLAAIKKYLGIDLENIFCTKISSKLVRTYTDSHGLKDLCRELLSVQISKQQQSSYWGRLDLTAEQKEYAAKDVLYLHQLRATLQDMLLVENRLDIAKQIFKFLPIRANLDLVGWNDIDIFMH, from the coding sequence ATCAGTATTATAGTTTTTCAGAATGATCTCGCGGAAGATTTTAATATTGCAGGAGACCTAGCAATCGATACAGAAACGATGGGATTAAACTTACATAGGGATAGGTTATGCCTTTTGCAACTGAGTAATGGAGATGGTAAGGCTTACTTAGTAAACTTTATTGACAAGAATTACGTAGCACCTAATTTAAAAAAACTATTACTTGATAAGAATCGATGCAAAATATTTCACTATGCTAGATTTGATTTAGCAGCAATAAAAAAATATCTTGGAATAGATTTGGAGAACATATTCTGTACAAAAATATCTTCTAAACTGGTTAGAACCTATACTGACAGTCATGGTTTAAAGGACTTATGCCGCGAACTACTTTCAGTCCAAATTTCTAAACAACAACAATCTTCCTATTGGGGAAGGTTGGATCTTACAGCTGAACAAAAAGAATATGCCGCCAAAGACGTCCTTTACCTACATCAACTTCGTGCTACCTTGCAAGATATGTTACTGGTCGAAAATAGGTTAGATATTGCAAAACAGATTTTTAAGTTTTTACCTATTAGAGCTAACTTAGACCTAGTAGGATGGAACGATATTGATATTTTTATGCACTAA
- a CDS encoding N-6 DNA methylase, whose protein sequence is MSEELLQRNLIKNPQKIGTWNFYNIGATTISALKKYDIIRSIDYGSVERRKVDAIIVKQKEVIAIVEYKHPKQFNTVDKKNQAILQGIEVAKKLKTKLIIATDTQETLWINVATGNNIKDANGNAFKYKFNPIDENLQKIITEIIQSINEKNDRILPKKLVNPTDLSKQIWQDIWSVSGATPENCLYSFVELFIFKYLSDLNILTGTYSFDKLIDMYKYDEYNDVLQHYANIIRPKIKELFPENPIDKTTIINCTIFVSEDQKAITGYGTVFKKVLEKFRNYGKLEHIDHDFKSKLFESFLKASTSKKHLGQFFTPIKVVRAVNEMAEGTLKEGMTICDPACGVGKFPLEFIKDKLDKLFTIENGEIKQKVKIVGFDKGFDKDAQRIIILAKANMLIYFCDLIKDNAGLTKGFANIFNESFILKRESILGTLSEIVENQYDLILTNPPYFSDGSSNFKEEIAKTNLKNHYKINAMGVEGLFVEWIIKALKLDGKAFIIVPEGMFNRQNDKNLRQYILDICYIDAIISLPVKTFFTISKKTYILALTKKNNTTEIQTDPVFTYLVSEIGESRDIYRFDIEQDDLKEAVNLYNAFKGNKKYFAKINHDKRCKILEVEWFKNNLRDWNIDCNWSEEERIELGAIDKFNLISPIEFSSILEDTSQSLNNASIEIKDEFHIETYSPLYKELSIANIFKIKKGLAKYTNIFVKNHKGDYPLYSAQTIDRGIIGYIDSYDYDCECLTWTTDGIYAGTVFVRNGKFSMTTHCGALITKIPNISLEYVYSYLTENLKTYAKGTDNKRVTVEIIKNVKVKIPITQAGEFDLQKQKEIAEKYRKIEEIKRNLKAELEKIENIKVDIGLY, encoded by the coding sequence ATGAGTGAAGAATTACTGCAACGCAACTTAATTAAAAATCCTCAGAAAATAGGAACTTGGAATTTTTATAATATTGGTGCAACAACTATTAGTGCTTTGAAAAAATATGATATAATAAGAAGTATAGATTATGGAAGTGTTGAACGTAGAAAAGTTGATGCAATTATTGTAAAGCAAAAGGAAGTTATAGCAATAGTTGAATATAAACATCCTAAGCAATTTAATACAGTTGACAAGAAAAATCAGGCTATTTTACAAGGAATTGAAGTTGCAAAGAAGTTAAAAACCAAGCTAATAATTGCAACTGATACTCAAGAAACGCTTTGGATTAATGTTGCAACTGGCAATAATATTAAAGATGCGAATGGTAATGCTTTTAAATATAAATTTAATCCAATAGATGAGAATTTACAAAAAATTATTACAGAAATAATACAATCGATAAATGAAAAAAATGATAGGATTTTACCTAAAAAACTAGTCAATCCAACAGATCTTTCCAAACAAATTTGGCAAGATATTTGGAGTGTAAGTGGTGCAACTCCTGAAAATTGCTTATATAGTTTTGTTGAGTTGTTTATATTCAAATATTTGAGCGATTTAAATATATTAACTGGTACTTATTCGTTTGATAAATTAATAGATATGTACAAATATGATGAATATAACGATGTACTACAACATTATGCAAATATTATAAGACCCAAAATAAAAGAGTTATTTCCAGAAAATCCTATAGATAAAACAACGATTATAAATTGCACTATATTTGTAAGTGAAGATCAAAAAGCTATTACTGGATACGGAACTGTCTTTAAAAAAGTTTTAGAAAAGTTTAGAAACTATGGTAAACTTGAACATATTGATCATGATTTTAAAAGCAAATTATTTGAAAGTTTTTTAAAGGCAAGTACCAGTAAAAAGCACTTGGGACAATTTTTTACACCGATCAAAGTGGTGCGTGCAGTGAATGAAATGGCAGAAGGTACATTAAAAGAAGGCATGACAATTTGTGACCCTGCTTGTGGTGTCGGAAAATTTCCTTTGGAATTTATAAAAGATAAACTTGATAAATTATTCACTATTGAAAATGGTGAAATAAAACAAAAGGTAAAAATAGTTGGTTTTGATAAAGGTTTTGATAAAGATGCACAAAGAATAATTATCTTAGCAAAGGCAAATATGCTGATTTATTTTTGTGACCTTATAAAAGATAATGCAGGGCTTACAAAAGGATTTGCTAATATATTCAATGAAAGCTTTATTTTAAAGAGGGAATCAATACTAGGTACATTATCAGAAATTGTTGAAAACCAGTATGATCTAATTCTGACAAATCCTCCTTATTTTAGTGATGGAAGTAGTAATTTTAAGGAAGAAATTGCCAAAACGAACCTAAAAAACCATTACAAAATCAATGCAATGGGTGTTGAAGGTTTGTTTGTGGAATGGATTATAAAAGCTTTAAAACTAGATGGCAAGGCTTTTATAATTGTACCTGAAGGAATGTTTAACAGGCAAAATGATAAAAATTTAAGACAATATATTTTAGATATTTGCTATATTGATGCAATAATTTCATTGCCTGTTAAAACATTTTTTACAATTAGTAAAAAAACATACATTTTAGCATTAACAAAGAAGAATAATACTACTGAAATACAAACTGACCCAGTATTTACTTATTTAGTAAGTGAAATTGGAGAGAGTAGAGATATTTATAGATTTGATATTGAGCAAGATGATCTAAAAGAGGCAGTCAATTTATACAATGCTTTTAAAGGAAATAAAAAATATTTTGCTAAAATTAATCATGATAAGAGATGCAAAATACTGGAAGTTGAATGGTTTAAAAATAATTTAAGAGATTGGAATATTGATTGCAATTGGAGTGAAGAGGAAAGGATAGAACTTGGAGCAATAGATAAGTTTAATCTAATTTCTCCAATAGAGTTTAGCTCTATACTTGAAGACACATCTCAATCATTAAATAATGCATCTATAGAAATAAAGGATGAATTTCATATAGAGACCTACTCTCCTCTTTATAAAGAACTGTCAATAGCTAATATTTTTAAAATTAAAAAAGGGTTAGCAAAATATACAAATATTTTTGTCAAAAATCATAAAGGTGATTATCCCCTATATTCAGCACAAACAATTGATCGAGGTATTATTGGTTACATTGATAGCTATGACTATGATTGCGAATGCTTAACGTGGACAACAGACGGAATTTATGCTGGCACAGTATTTGTGCGTAACGGTAAATTTTCCATGACAACACATTGCGGAGCATTAATAACCAAAATACCAAATATTTCTTTAGAATATGTATATTCCTATTTGACTGAAAACCTAAAAACTTATGCAAAAGGTACTGATAATAAAAGAGTTACTGTTGAAATTATCAAAAATGTTAAAGTCAAAATCCCAATAACCCAGGCAGGAGAATTTGATCTACAGAAACAAAAAGAAATAGCAGAAAAATATCGTAAAATTGAAGAAATAAAAAGAAATCTGAAAGCAGAGCTAGAAAAAATTGAAAATATTAAAGTTGATATAGGATTATACTAA
- a CDS encoding ATP-dependent DNA helicase RecG: MLTSSKFFFLPIKSRINVSDNIIIGLKRLGIINLRDLLFYSPTSYQIKIISPNLSSLKNGQLIQTEITIEEVLVPKNKKQPLKILGYNETGSILLIFFNRPSYFILSKLTIGSKHTINGKVRVFSSLPQIVHPIFILDQKLTSPLEPIYPLTYGIINKQLYSYIIKGLDLFEKEWSCIPESFQEVKDYTKSLLEDLKTLHLYQVKTKKLEELHTQALRRLAEKELFANQISLQYLRQQTKLKQGNSFTGSSQLQQSILKTLGFELTLDQKKVIEAIEKHQLSPTEMMCLLQGDVGSGKTLVALLTMVTVAYHKFQAALMAPTDLLANQHYQFFVKALSETGIRLGLLTGKISSKERNKVLSSLENGDIDILIGTHALFQEKVNFKNLGYIVIDEQHKFGVQQRLDLINKASHPDVLVMTATPIPRSLTLTMFGDMDIAKLTSKPKNRLPIITSILPKTKLNDVISVLDKKLKFGEKIYWICPLIDQNDEELTTQAKNTGLIDINTRLVTIENAYPSITGTIHGKMKNEQKDMIMHQFKNGNIKILVATTVIEVGIDVPEATLIVIENAEQFGLAQLHQIRGRVGRGTLQSHCILLYDPQKLSMVAKSRFEVMRNSNDGFYIAEQDLLLRGSGEILGTKQSGEIRFFFADLARDLDLLTKANKLAEEGSKDHSELSLLQTKLFARVEFNELN; this comes from the coding sequence ATGTTAACTAGCAGTAAGTTTTTTTTCTTACCAATTAAATCACGTATTAACGTTAGTGATAATATAATTATTGGACTCAAAAGATTGGGAATAATCAATTTAAGAGATTTGTTATTTTATAGTCCTACTTCTTATCAAATTAAAATAATTTCACCAAATTTATCTTCACTAAAAAATGGTCAGTTAATTCAAACTGAAATAACAATTGAAGAAGTTCTTGTGCCTAAGAACAAAAAACAGCCTTTGAAAATTTTAGGATATAATGAAACTGGCTCAATTCTACTGATATTTTTTAATAGACCCTCTTATTTTATCCTAAGTAAACTTACAATAGGCAGTAAACATACAATTAATGGTAAGGTACGAGTTTTTTCTAGCTTACCTCAAATAGTCCACCCAATATTTATTTTGGATCAAAAACTTACCAGCCCCCTAGAACCAATATATCCTTTGACCTATGGGATAATTAATAAGCAACTTTATTCCTATATAATAAAGGGGCTTGATTTGTTTGAGAAAGAGTGGAGCTGTATTCCTGAGAGTTTTCAAGAAGTAAAGGACTATACTAAATCATTATTAGAAGATTTAAAAACTTTACATTTATATCAGGTTAAAACTAAGAAATTAGAAGAATTACATACTCAAGCCTTAAGACGATTGGCAGAAAAAGAACTTTTTGCTAATCAAATTTCATTACAATATCTCCGCCAGCAAACAAAATTAAAACAAGGTAATTCATTTACAGGGTCTAGTCAGCTACAACAATCAATACTTAAGACATTAGGCTTTGAACTCACACTAGACCAAAAAAAAGTAATCGAAGCAATTGAAAAACATCAATTATCTCCTACAGAAATGATGTGTTTACTCCAAGGCGATGTTGGCTCTGGTAAAACCTTAGTAGCTTTATTGACAATGGTCACTGTAGCATACCATAAATTTCAAGCTGCACTAATGGCCCCTACCGATTTATTAGCAAACCAGCATTACCAATTCTTCGTTAAAGCCTTAAGTGAAACTGGAATAAGGCTTGGTTTACTTACTGGAAAAATATCTAGCAAAGAACGAAACAAAGTTCTATCAAGTCTAGAAAACGGAGATATTGATATATTAATTGGTACTCATGCATTATTTCAAGAAAAAGTAAACTTTAAAAATTTAGGTTATATCGTCATTGATGAACAGCATAAATTTGGTGTACAACAACGGTTGGATTTAATTAACAAAGCCTCGCATCCCGATGTTTTGGTGATGACCGCAACCCCTATTCCTAGAAGTCTTACTTTGACCATGTTTGGAGATATGGATATTGCTAAATTAACAAGCAAACCAAAAAATCGACTACCAATTATTACTAGCATATTGCCAAAGACCAAGCTAAATGATGTAATTTCAGTTTTGGATAAAAAGCTAAAATTTGGAGAGAAAATTTACTGGATATGTCCCCTTATCGATCAAAATGATGAAGAGTTAACAACACAGGCAAAAAATACAGGATTAATCGACATCAATACTAGACTAGTTACCATTGAGAATGCCTACCCTAGCATTACAGGTACTATACATGGTAAAATGAAAAATGAGCAAAAAGATATGATTATGCACCAATTTAAGAATGGTAATATTAAAATCTTGGTTGCTACAACTGTAATTGAAGTGGGTATCGATGTACCAGAAGCAACCTTAATAGTAATAGAAAATGCTGAACAGTTTGGTTTAGCTCAGTTACATCAGATAAGAGGTAGAGTTGGACGTGGAACTTTACAATCTCATTGTATTCTTCTATATGATCCTCAAAAATTAAGTATGGTTGCAAAATCTAGATTTGAAGTGATGAGAAACAGCAATGATGGTTTTTATATAGCAGAGCAAGATCTACTCTTAAGAGGTAGCGGAGAAATATTAGGAACAAAGCAAAGTGGTGAAATAAGATTCTTTTTCGCTGATCTAGCTAGAGATTTAGACCTTTTAACTAAAGCCAATAAATTAGCAGAAGAAGGTTCAAAAGATCATTCTGAACTCTCTCTACTTCAAACAAAATTATTTGCTAGAGTAGAGTTTAATGAATTGAACTAA
- a CDS encoding alpha/beta hydrolase: MANVFFNGPAGRIEGLYTKSSNPKAPLALLLHPHPLYGGTMNSKVVYNVYKSLVANGFTVLRINFRGVGRSQGEFDNGIGEMTDAATALDWLQLNNPTSSLNLIAGFSFGAWIAMQLIMRRPEINNFIAISPPVNKYDFSFLSQCPISGFVIQGDNDSIVSEESVLELVDKLSKQKHITVDYKIIKGADHFFRNKLGEFTQAINDYLQLRLLNNQVTHLKKDFLTEENLANKPLQKVFLD; this comes from the coding sequence ATGGCTAACGTTTTTTTTAATGGTCCTGCTGGTCGGATCGAAGGGCTTTATACTAAATCTAGTAATCCTAAAGCTCCCCTTGCTTTATTATTACATCCGCATCCGCTTTACGGTGGCACTATGAATAGCAAAGTGGTTTACAATGTCTATAAATCATTAGTAGCTAATGGATTCACAGTACTCAGAATTAATTTTAGGGGCGTTGGACGTTCCCAAGGAGAGTTTGATAATGGTATTGGCGAAATGACTGATGCTGCAACAGCACTTGATTGGCTGCAACTTAACAACCCTACTAGCAGTCTAAATTTGATAGCAGGGTTTTCTTTTGGAGCATGGATAGCCATGCAACTTATCATGAGAAGGCCAGAGATTAATAATTTTATTGCGATATCTCCGCCAGTAAATAAATATGATTTTTCGTTCTTGTCTCAATGCCCTATTTCTGGTTTTGTAATACAAGGTGACAATGATAGTATTGTATCCGAAGAATCAGTGCTTGAACTAGTAGATAAATTATCTAAGCAAAAACATATAACTGTCGACTATAAGATTATCAAAGGAGCCGATCATTTTTTTCGGAACAAACTTGGTGAATTTACCCAAGCAATTAATGATTATTTACAATTAAGATTATTGAATAATCAGGTTACGCATTTAAAGAAGGATTTTTTAACTGAAGAAAATTTAGCAAATAAACCTTTGCAAAAAGTTTTCTTAGATTAA